A genomic region of Streptosporangium lutulentum contains the following coding sequences:
- the istA gene encoding IS21 family transposase, whose amino-acid sequence MKSSGEVMDIIAAYREVGTYRGAAQICGTTHKTVRRIIERSLTGNKPTCRKRREHNFDAVTELVAGKVQATAGKISAKRLLPLAQAAGYTGSARNLRRLVASAKKTWRRDHHRGRRPAIWTPGEMLVIDWGDAGGGLHVFCAVLAWSRIRFVRFADNQRAATTLAMLAECFEELGGVPKAVLADRMGCLKGGVVANKVIPTADYVRLATHYAFRPDWCEAADPESKGIVENLVGYAKRDLIAPHAPFDDLTAANVAARQWCAEVNAVPHSEICAIPVERLAAERELLSALPSLRPAIGKAPATRKVDKLSCVRFGSARYSVPTRLIGAAVAVVEADGRLLVSDLATGEIVAEHVPVAPGEAAVTDAHYGGPRPAPRRPARPRTEAEKTFLGLGPVAEAFLAASAASGNTRLAADLEELAALRAAHGEAALLSALERAVAFRRWRAEDVRSILAAGAGTAQPCPAGEALVLELPQVPTRPLSAYTLDKLNQIGQVS is encoded by the coding sequence ATGAAATCTTCGGGGGAAGTCATGGACATCATCGCCGCCTACCGCGAGGTAGGCACCTATCGCGGGGCCGCGCAGATATGCGGCACCACGCACAAGACCGTCAGACGCATCATCGAGCGCTCCCTGACCGGCAACAAGCCGACCTGCCGCAAACGCCGTGAACACAACTTCGACGCGGTCACCGAACTGGTAGCCGGCAAGGTGCAGGCCACCGCGGGGAAGATCTCGGCCAAACGGCTGCTGCCGCTGGCCCAGGCCGCCGGGTATACCGGATCGGCGCGTAACCTGCGGCGTCTGGTCGCATCAGCGAAGAAGACCTGGCGGCGCGATCACCATCGCGGGCGGCGTCCGGCGATCTGGACGCCGGGCGAGATGCTGGTCATCGACTGGGGGGACGCCGGCGGTGGGTTGCACGTGTTCTGCGCGGTGCTGGCCTGGTCCAGGATCCGGTTCGTGCGCTTCGCCGACAACCAGCGGGCCGCCACCACCCTGGCCATGCTGGCTGAATGCTTCGAAGAACTCGGCGGGGTGCCCAAAGCGGTGCTGGCCGATCGGATGGGCTGCCTGAAGGGCGGCGTGGTCGCCAACAAGGTCATCCCGACCGCCGATTACGTCCGCTTGGCGACGCACTACGCCTTTCGGCCGGACTGGTGCGAGGCCGCTGATCCCGAATCGAAGGGGATCGTGGAGAACCTGGTCGGCTATGCCAAGCGTGACCTGATTGCACCGCACGCCCCGTTCGATGATCTGACGGCGGCCAACGTCGCGGCGCGGCAGTGGTGCGCCGAGGTCAACGCGGTGCCGCACTCGGAGATCTGCGCGATCCCGGTCGAGCGACTGGCCGCTGAGCGCGAGTTGCTGAGCGCGCTGCCGTCGCTGCGGCCCGCGATCGGCAAGGCGCCGGCCACCCGCAAGGTCGACAAACTCTCATGCGTGCGCTTCGGCTCGGCCCGCTACTCGGTGCCGACCCGGCTGATCGGCGCCGCCGTCGCCGTCGTGGAGGCCGACGGGCGGCTGCTGGTCTCGGACCTGGCCACCGGTGAGATCGTCGCCGAGCACGTCCCGGTCGCTCCCGGCGAGGCAGCGGTCACCGACGCACACTACGGCGGTCCCCGGCCCGCACCACGCCGCCCCGCCCGACCCAGGACCGAGGCGGAGAAGACCTTCCTGGGACTCGGCCCGGTCGCGGAGGCGTTCTTGGCAGCCTCGGCCGCCTCCGGCAACACCCGCCTGGCCGCTGACTTGGAGGAGCTGGCCGCACTGCGTGCCGCGCACGGCGAAGCGGCCCTGCTGTCGGCGCTGGAGCGCGCAGTCGCTTTTCGCCGCTGGCGGGCCGAGGACGTGCGCTCGATTTTGGCCGCTGGAGCCGGAACCGCGCAGCCCTGCCCGGCCGGAGAGGCCCTCGTTTTGGAGCTGCCGCAGGTGCCGACCCGGCCGCTGTCGGCCTATACCCTCGACAAGCTCAACCAGATCGGGCAGGTGTCATGA
- a CDS encoding helix-turn-helix domain-containing protein, giving the protein MAEPVRVRRLTDQEGQRLQQIVRRGSTDSVCYRRAMMLLASACGNRVPVIAQLVRADEDTGRDVIHRFNEIGLACLDASSSRPGSSVNSLARTWNASPRLVRVLARSKSASRHTAAPYCGNLPHPVASRRVREAIRWQADPYRRAARPGNGNGAAALRRDRRDFRRGSRVPAVRLVNVARGRCWPGPAEEP; this is encoded by the coding sequence GTGGCTGAGCCTGTCCGCGTCCGCAGACTGACTGACCAGGAGGGGCAGCGGCTACAGCAGATCGTGCGCCGGGGCAGCACCGACTCGGTGTGCTATCGGCGCGCGATGATGTTGTTGGCATCGGCCTGCGGGAACCGGGTGCCGGTGATCGCCCAGCTGGTGCGGGCCGACGAGGACACCGGGCGCGATGTGATCCACCGGTTCAACGAGATCGGCCTGGCCTGTCTGGACGCCTCATCTTCAAGACCAGGTTCGTCGGTGAACTCCCTGGCCCGTACTTGGAACGCCTCGCCCAGGTTGGTGAGGGTGTTGGCCAGGTCGAAGAGCGCAAGCCGTCACACGGCTGCACCTTACTGCGGGAATCTTCCGCATCCTGTGGCCTCACGGCGAGTTCGTGAGGCCATTCGATGGCAAGCCGACCCGTACCGCAGGGCCGCCAGGCCGGGGAACGGAAACGGTGCGGCAGCCTTACGGAGGGATCGTCGTGACTTCCGGAGAGGTTCTCGGGTTCCGGCTGTCCGCCTGGTGAACGTGGCGCGTGGGCGGTGCTGGCCCGGACCGGCCGAAGAGCCGTAG
- a CDS encoding transposase: MLHLLTPDMLVLWDKGFDSNAFLTQVSATGAQALGRLRSNRRTPVLTVLADGSYLSTIGTLQIRIVEARITVTCADGTTFTGSYRLVTTLTDAARYPAAALVRLYHQRWEHESAYYALRHTIMQGRVLRSGDPAGCEQEMWSVLTLYQLLRTVMVDAAESRPGTDPDRCGFSIALHTARDLVVQAAGITACGITLVGTIGRRLLANLLPPRRLRVSTRKVTSPISRYNDRLDDGRPDRSRPVTALSIAILAAPPSQAPLPAVSRDDRLAALTDRRRQRVLALLQQDPSRSWRQG; encoded by the coding sequence CTGCTGCACCTGCTGACGCCGGACATGCTCGTGTTATGGGACAAAGGCTTCGACAGCAATGCCTTTCTCACCCAGGTCAGTGCCACCGGCGCACAAGCCCTGGGCCGGCTGCGCAGCAACCGGCGCACCCCCGTCCTGACTGTGCTCGCCGACGGCTCCTACCTGTCGACGATCGGCACCCTCCAGATCCGCATCGTCGAAGCCCGCATAACCGTGACCTGCGCGGACGGCACCACCTTCACCGGCTCCTACCGCCTGGTCACCACCTTGACCGACGCGGCCCGTTATCCGGCTGCGGCCCTGGTCAGGCTCTACCACCAGCGGTGGGAACACGAGTCGGCCTACTACGCGCTGCGTCACACCATCATGCAGGGACGAGTACTGCGCTCGGGCGACCCGGCTGGGTGTGAGCAGGAGATGTGGTCGGTGCTGACGCTTTATCAGCTCCTTCGCACGGTGATGGTCGACGCCGCCGAGTCCCGGCCCGGCACCGATCCGGACCGCTGCGGTTTTTCCATCGCCCTGCACACGGCCCGCGATCTGGTCGTCCAGGCCGCCGGCATCACCGCCTGCGGCATCACTCTGGTTGGGACCATTGGGCGCCGCCTCCTGGCCAACCTGCTTCCGCCCCGCCGCCTGCGGGTGAGCACCCGCAAGGTCACGTCACCGATCTCCCGCTACAACGACCGGCTCGACGACGGCCGACCCGACCGCAGCCGCCCCGTCACCGCTCTGTCCATCGCCATCCTTGCGGCTCCGCCCTCGCAGGCCCCCCTGCCCGCGGTATCGCGAGACGACCGGCTGGCCGCACTGACCGACCGCCGCAGACAACGGGTCCTGGCCCTCCTCCAGCAAGATCCCAGCCGCTCCTGGCGGCAAGGCTGA
- a CDS encoding IS1380 family transposase gives MKTIASRPKIVMSADGSGLISQSGALLLLETLRVTGLDQALSEQLQRWRPARAIHDPGKIIADLAVSLALGGDCLADIAILRSQPELFGPIASDPTVSRLIDRLATDTAKALKAIRRARAIAREHAWTLAASAAPGADGQLIPIDLDATIVIAHSEKENATPTWKKTFGFHPMTAFADHGTDGAGEPLALVLRAGNAGSNTATDHINATVLALAQLPRARRRQILIRTDSGGGTHEFLTWLTRPGRWLKYSIGFTITDDIGAAIGRLPASAWTPAYDAEGQVRAGAWVAEITGLANLTSWPKGMRVIVRRERPHPGARLRFTDPGGHRFTCFVTNTKQGQLADLELRHRRRARAEDRIRCAKDTGLRNLPLHDFTQNQMWCEIVALAGDLMAWMQMLALQGPARRWEPKRLRLRLFAVAGRLVHGGRRLRLRIAARWPWAPQIIAAVTRLQALPAPP, from the coding sequence GTGAAGACTATCGCTTCGCGACCCAAGATCGTCATGTCCGCCGACGGCTCCGGGCTCATCTCCCAATCAGGCGCGCTGCTGTTGCTGGAAACGCTGCGCGTCACCGGCCTGGACCAGGCCCTGTCGGAGCAATTGCAACGATGGCGACCGGCCCGCGCGATCCACGATCCCGGAAAGATCATCGCTGATCTCGCCGTCAGCCTCGCCCTGGGAGGCGACTGCCTGGCCGACATCGCGATACTGCGCTCTCAGCCGGAACTGTTCGGCCCCATCGCCTCTGACCCGACCGTCTCCCGGCTGATCGACCGGCTCGCCACCGACACCGCCAAAGCCCTGAAAGCGATTCGACGCGCACGCGCCATCGCCCGTGAACACGCCTGGACCCTCGCCGCGTCAGCCGCGCCCGGAGCCGACGGCCAGCTGATCCCCATCGATCTGGACGCCACCATCGTCATCGCCCACTCTGAGAAGGAAAACGCCACCCCGACCTGGAAGAAAACCTTCGGCTTCCACCCCATGACCGCCTTCGCCGACCACGGCACCGACGGAGCCGGTGAGCCACTGGCCCTGGTGCTGCGAGCGGGCAACGCCGGCTCCAACACCGCCACCGACCACATCAACGCCACCGTCTTGGCCCTGGCCCAACTGCCCCGGGCCCGACGCCGTCAGATTCTGATCCGCACCGACTCAGGCGGCGGCACTCATGAGTTCCTCACCTGGCTGACCCGTCCAGGCCGGTGGTTGAAATACTCCATCGGCTTCACCATCACCGACGACATCGGCGCCGCGATCGGTCGCTTGCCCGCCAGCGCGTGGACACCCGCCTACGACGCCGAGGGGCAGGTCAGAGCAGGCGCCTGGGTCGCCGAGATCACCGGCCTGGCGAACCTGACCTCCTGGCCCAAGGGCATGCGCGTCATCGTCCGCAGGGAGCGCCCGCACCCCGGTGCGCGGCTGCGCTTCACCGACCCCGGCGGGCACCGCTTCACCTGTTTCGTCACCAACACCAAGCAAGGCCAGCTCGCCGATCTGGAGCTGCGCCATCGTCGCCGCGCCCGCGCCGAGGACCGCATCCGCTGCGCCAAGGACACCGGCCTGCGCAACCTGCCGCTGCACGATTTCACCCAGAACCAGATGTGGTGCGAGATCGTCGCGTTGGCCGGCGACCTCATGGCCTGGATGCAGATGCTCGCCCTGCAGGGCCCGGCCCGCCGCTGGGAGCCCAAACGCTTGCGGCTGCGCCTGTTCGCCGTCGCCGGACGCCTGGTCCACGGCGGCCGGCGGCTCCGGCTCCGCATCGCCGCCCGATGGCCCTGGGCACCGCAGATCATCGCCGCCGTCACCCGCCTGCAAGCCCTGCCGGCACCGCCCTGA
- a CDS encoding cyclase family protein: protein MPTQDDVLGYFDTLSNWGRWGDEDELGTLNHITDDVRLAAARAVRHGRSVSCAWEVAVPAEMERSTTTCPCAADMPGAENMPVSAFHNDRRWGFSSERLGITFHGNTITHVDSPCHLFWDGTMYNGRSHSLVDAATGSAWAAVTAAANGIITRGVLLDIARVRDVPWLEPGQGVFPDDLEEAERRQGVRVRPGDAVLLRTGYGRFRHEAGEAGGFTQAGWHASCLPWLQERGVALIGADTPQDVQPSGYEDILMPVHAVSLVAMGLWLLDNCDLEVCATTAAELGQWDFHLAVAPVRFAGTSGSPVNPIATF from the coding sequence ATGCCCACACAGGACGACGTGCTCGGATACTTCGACACGCTGTCGAACTGGGGACGGTGGGGCGACGAGGACGAGCTCGGCACTTTGAACCACATCACCGACGACGTCCGGCTGGCGGCGGCACGGGCCGTGCGCCACGGCAGGAGCGTGTCGTGCGCGTGGGAGGTTGCCGTACCGGCGGAGATGGAGCGGTCGACGACGACGTGCCCGTGCGCCGCCGACATGCCGGGTGCCGAGAACATGCCGGTGTCGGCATTCCACAACGACCGGCGCTGGGGCTTTTCGTCCGAGCGGCTCGGCATCACCTTCCACGGCAACACCATCACCCACGTCGACTCGCCGTGTCACCTCTTCTGGGACGGCACGATGTACAACGGGCGGTCGCACTCGTTGGTCGACGCCGCAACGGGATCGGCGTGGGCGGCCGTCACGGCGGCGGCGAACGGGATCATCACGCGTGGTGTCCTGCTGGACATCGCGAGGGTTCGCGATGTGCCGTGGTTGGAGCCGGGGCAGGGTGTGTTTCCCGACGATCTCGAGGAGGCCGAGCGTCGCCAGGGTGTGCGGGTGCGACCCGGCGATGCGGTACTCCTGCGGACCGGCTATGGCCGCTTCCGGCACGAGGCCGGTGAGGCCGGCGGTTTCACGCAGGCCGGCTGGCACGCGTCCTGCCTGCCGTGGCTGCAGGAACGGGGGGTCGCGCTGATCGGCGCTGACACCCCCCAGGACGTTCAGCCGTCGGGGTACGAAGACATATTGATGCCGGTTCACGCCGTGAGCCTCGTCGCGATGGGTCTGTGGCTGCTCGACAACTGCGATCTGGAGGTGTGCGCGACGACGGCTGCCGAGCTCGGCCAGTGGGACTTCCACCTCGCAGTCGCGCCGGTCCGCTTCGCCGGTACGTCCGGCAGCCCGGTCAACCCGATCGCCACATTCTGA
- a CDS encoding VOC family protein: MWWGTAIEAPDPGALARFYSELLGWPIGHEEPGTTILAAPEGSIYVVFQQATGYQAPVWPPVDGQQRPMMHFDFQVGDLDSAVAEAVALGASVAAEQPRDNVRVLFDPAGHPFCLCRDDG; encoded by the coding sequence ATGTGGTGGGGAACCGCTATCGAGGCGCCCGATCCCGGCGCTTTGGCGAGGTTCTACTCCGAGCTGCTCGGGTGGCCCATTGGCCATGAGGAGCCGGGAACGACGATTCTCGCGGCTCCTGAGGGGTCCATTTATGTCGTGTTCCAGCAGGCGACCGGTTACCAGGCTCCCGTCTGGCCGCCTGTCGATGGGCAGCAGCGTCCGATGATGCACTTCGACTTCCAGGTCGGAGACCTGGACTCCGCGGTCGCCGAGGCAGTCGCCCTCGGAGCTTCGGTCGCCGCGGAACAGCCGCGAGACAATGTCCGGGTGCTCTTCGACCCGGCCGGTCACCCCTTCTGCTTGTGTCGCGACGACGGCTGA
- a CDS encoding SMI1/KNR4 family protein has protein sequence MESHVGIALPSDYKALAAYGPLDIGDFVWLYTPCVQEYEFNRLDAFDYVGWLEQTHRHCRIVARTVPPHTPPPFHPSEGGLLAWGSTRSSSYLFWDTSASKDPDRWPVVIFEQDSALKGDNPWLTLDTPLFETLTLILSEGISLPSGQILGPLLPVARRTRFLRAATPWTPPEKSPERVPENERRAALTEGAGLAALRLLAPPPEDPYLGELTWEEVFATLGTRLPSEYVELMDVYGTGCFSGWMRFVAPLRGDRYGLVQTASVVSDGYRDLRESFPEDFPLAAWPEPGGFLAFANSIDGDELGWLTQGDPDRWPVIVYPRHDDQGPPLPGTLTETLLDWMRGRLDAAGFATLDPDDDPLEFLGFVPNTADDFAELERERREWESQFTADTSEPPAQGTA, from the coding sequence GTGGAGTCTCACGTCGGCATCGCGCTGCCCTCGGACTACAAGGCCCTTGCCGCGTACGGCCCGCTCGACATCGGCGACTTCGTCTGGCTGTACACGCCATGCGTTCAGGAGTACGAGTTCAACCGGCTCGACGCCTTTGACTACGTCGGCTGGTTGGAGCAGACGCACCGCCACTGCCGCATCGTCGCCCGAACGGTACCGCCGCACACGCCGCCACCATTCCACCCCTCGGAAGGTGGGCTGCTCGCCTGGGGAAGTACGCGAAGCAGCTCTTACCTGTTCTGGGACACCTCCGCGTCCAAGGACCCGGACCGATGGCCCGTCGTGATCTTCGAACAGGACTCCGCCCTCAAGGGCGACAACCCCTGGCTCACCCTCGACACCCCCCTGTTTGAGACCTTGACGCTCATCCTCAGCGAGGGGATCTCTCTGCCGAGCGGCCAGATTCTCGGCCCGCTTCTGCCGGTTGCGCGCAGGACCCGCTTCCTACGGGCGGCCACGCCCTGGACCCCACCCGAGAAGTCACCCGAACGGGTCCCGGAAAACGAGCGCCGGGCCGCACTCACCGAGGGAGCCGGCCTCGCCGCTCTCCGCCTCCTTGCCCCGCCGCCCGAAGATCCCTATCTCGGCGAGCTCACCTGGGAAGAGGTGTTCGCGACCCTCGGCACGCGGCTGCCGTCCGAGTACGTCGAGCTGATGGACGTCTACGGAACCGGCTGCTTCAGCGGCTGGATGCGGTTCGTCGCACCCCTGCGCGGCGACCGGTACGGTCTCGTCCAGACGGCGTCCGTGGTCAGCGACGGCTACCGCGACCTCCGAGAGTCGTTCCCTGAGGACTTCCCTTTGGCCGCCTGGCCGGAGCCCGGAGGCTTCCTGGCGTTCGCCAACTCCATCGACGGTGACGAGCTCGGATGGCTGACCCAGGGAGACCCCGACCGATGGCCGGTCATCGTCTACCCGCGCCACGACGACCAGGGCCCTCCGCTGCCCGGTACTCTCACCGAGACCCTCCTCGACTGGATGCGCGGCCGCCTCGACGCCGCAGGCTTCGCGACCCTCGACCCGGACGACGACCCGCTCGAGTTCCTCGGATTCGTCCCGAACACCGCCGACGACTTCGCCGAGCTGGAACGAGAACGCCGGGAGTGGGAGAGCCAATTCACCGCTGACACATCGGAGCCACCGGCGCAAGGGACCGCGTGA
- a CDS encoding tetratricopeptide repeat protein, translating into MTPDPTMTRIGQGVELHHRQGQREAARELFAQIWDDIGGEQGDPLHVCVLAHSMADVQDDVHQELMWDLRALAAVGLITDERVAQAGVPLSVAGLYPSLHLNLSDCYRKLGDLDRAREHLQQARAGIGALGDDEYGQLIKGGLKQLAEQLDDAG; encoded by the coding sequence ATGACCCCCGACCCGACGATGACCCGAATCGGCCAGGGGGTGGAGTTGCACCACCGCCAAGGCCAGCGTGAAGCCGCGCGCGAGTTGTTCGCGCAGATCTGGGACGACATCGGCGGCGAGCAAGGCGACCCGCTGCATGTGTGCGTCCTTGCCCACTCGATGGCCGATGTGCAGGACGACGTGCACCAGGAGCTGATGTGGGATCTGCGAGCGCTTGCCGCCGTCGGCCTGATCACCGATGAGCGGGTGGCCCAAGCCGGAGTGCCGCTTTCGGTGGCCGGCTTGTATCCGTCGTTGCACCTGAACTTGAGCGATTGCTATCGCAAGCTGGGCGATCTCGATCGTGCCCGTGAGCACCTGCAGCAGGCGCGAGCCGGGATCGGCGCGCTTGGCGACGACGAGTACGGGCAGCTCATCAAGGGTGGGCTGAAGCAACTGGCCGAACAGTTGGATGACGCCGGCTGA
- a CDS encoding ISAs1 family transposase: protein MPSFPINVLARHLEHVPAFDPSTDLPALAEVLGTLPDPRSHRGRRYRLGPLLALTLLAVLSGATSIAAINRSIHGYDPDILSRAGLPGTVRLAASTLRRLLARLDGDAFDTATGTYLATLAAGGPPATDHPESRPPLTGLAIDGKTLRGSRTANGTVHLLAALRHDTQTVVAQRQVTAKSNEIPAVAPLLSGLDLSDVVVTADALHTQHAHARQIIDSGGHYLFIVKGNQPTLHRRLKALPWRHALLNDRTDTRGHGRREIRRMKICTVRPGLPFPHAAQAIQVKRRRTDRRTGKTTIVTIYAITSLPPGRVTHAHLATLIRGHWSIEALHHIRDVTYREDASRVRTGTAPRVMASLRNLAIGLARLIGWTNIAAAIDHYRSHPTDGLQLLGLTT from the coding sequence GTGCCATCATTCCCGATCAACGTGCTCGCCCGCCACTTGGAGCACGTCCCCGCTTTCGACCCATCGACCGATCTGCCCGCGCTGGCCGAGGTACTGGGCACCCTGCCCGACCCACGCAGCCACCGCGGACGTCGCTACCGACTCGGCCCACTGCTGGCCCTAACCCTGCTCGCCGTACTCAGCGGAGCCACCTCCATAGCGGCGATCAACAGATCCATCCACGGATACGACCCGGACATCCTGTCTCGTGCCGGGCTCCCCGGCACCGTTCGCCTGGCCGCCAGCACCCTGCGGCGACTACTCGCCCGCCTGGACGGCGACGCCTTCGACACCGCGACCGGCACCTACCTGGCCACCCTCGCCGCCGGCGGCCCGCCCGCCACCGACCACCCCGAAAGCCGACCACCGCTGACCGGCCTGGCCATCGACGGCAAGACCCTACGCGGCAGTCGCACCGCCAACGGCACGGTGCACCTGCTGGCCGCCTTGCGCCACGACACCCAGACCGTCGTCGCCCAACGCCAGGTCACCGCCAAGAGCAACGAGATCCCTGCAGTTGCGCCCCTGCTGTCCGGCCTGGACCTGTCCGACGTGGTAGTCACCGCCGACGCCCTGCATACCCAGCACGCCCATGCCCGCCAGATCATCGACTCCGGCGGCCATTACCTATTCATCGTCAAAGGCAACCAGCCCACCTTGCACCGCCGGCTCAAGGCTCTGCCCTGGCGCCACGCCCTGCTCAACGACCGCACCGATACCCGCGGCCACGGCCGCCGCGAGATCCGCCGCATGAAGATCTGCACCGTCCGGCCCGGCCTGCCCTTCCCCCACGCCGCCCAGGCCATCCAGGTCAAACGCCGCCGCACCGACCGCCGCACCGGCAAAACCACCATCGTCACGATCTACGCGATCACCAGCCTGCCGCCCGGCCGCGTCACCCACGCCCACCTCGCCACACTGATCCGCGGCCACTGGAGTATCGAGGCCCTGCACCACATCCGCGACGTCACCTACCGCGAAGACGCCTCACGCGTTCGGACCGGCACCGCCCCACGGGTCATGGCGAGCCTGCGTAACCTGGCCATCGGCCTGGCCCGCTTGATCGGCTGGACCAACATCGCCGCCGCCATTGACCACTACCGCAGCCACCCCACGGACGGCCTTCAGCTACTCGGTCTCACAACATGA
- a CDS encoding cytochrome P450, with amino-acid sequence MSKAFGPRSLAALRPRVEQLAAGYVSAVAGGGPPADLVAEIATPLSITVISELLGVGIDERERFRALADAASAADFVFGAEEDMAAAAQAWDALGGYAAGLVAAKRKEPGGDLLSSLIAVRDTDDGRLSDTELIAMTTTIVSAGYLSATNAISVGAIRLLTEGRLATLATADSDQADATVAEVLRMQAGLTGEPFPRYAHEDLELAGVPISAGDLVLVRLEAANRDPGHFPEPDRFLPGRKSSPPLVFGHGLHHCLGAPLARLEVGAALSALARQLPGLQLQDPVDHIEWTRHAVDIGPIALRVTW; translated from the coding sequence GTGTCGAAGGCCTTCGGCCCCCGCAGCCTTGCCGCACTGCGCCCGCGCGTCGAGCAACTGGCCGCCGGCTATGTGTCGGCGGTCGCCGGCGGCGGCCCGCCCGCCGATCTTGTCGCGGAAATCGCCACCCCGCTGTCGATCACGGTGATCAGCGAGCTGCTCGGCGTGGGGATCGACGAGCGCGAGCGATTCCGCGCCCTGGCTGACGCCGCGAGCGCCGCGGATTTCGTCTTCGGCGCGGAAGAGGACATGGCCGCGGCCGCACAGGCGTGGGACGCGCTCGGCGGTTACGCCGCCGGACTGGTCGCGGCCAAACGCAAGGAACCCGGCGGCGACCTGCTCAGCAGCCTGATCGCGGTACGCGACACCGACGACGGGCGGCTCAGCGACACCGAGCTCATCGCCATGACCACCACGATCGTCTCCGCGGGCTACCTCTCGGCCACGAACGCCATCTCCGTCGGCGCGATCCGGCTCCTTACCGAAGGGCGACTCGCCACGCTGGCCACCGCCGACTCCGACCAGGCTGACGCGACCGTGGCGGAAGTCCTGCGCATGCAGGCCGGACTGACCGGCGAACCGTTTCCCCGCTATGCCCACGAAGACCTCGAGCTGGCCGGCGTCCCGATCAGCGCCGGCGACCTGGTCCTCGTCCGGCTCGAAGCCGCCAACCGAGACCCCGGGCACTTCCCCGAGCCCGACCGGTTCCTACCCGGACGAAAGTCCAGCCCGCCCTTGGTGTTCGGTCACGGGCTGCACCATTGCCTGGGCGCGCCGTTGGCCCGCCTGGAGGTCGGCGCCGCCCTCAGCGCGCTCGCCCGTCAGCTGCCCGGCCTTCAGCTTCAGGATCCGGTCGACCACATCGAATGGACCCGCCACGCGGTCGACATCGGACCCATAGCGCTCCGCGTCACCTGGTGA
- the istB gene encoding IS21-like element helper ATPase IstB — MTAPALPPLAADLDGGLRRLKLSTIRALAPELLLTARTQRWNPEEFLRTLIDAELAARDASNARMRMKAAAFPVIKTIEEFDVAASSIPRATFDYLASLEWVRAAENYCAVGPAGTGKSHSLIAFGVAAIQAGYKVRYFTAAELVETLYRGLADNSVGRVIENLLRADLVVIDEVGFAPLDDTGTQLLFRFVAAAYERRALGIGSHWPFDQWGRFLPEHTTAVSLLDRLLHHSIVVVTEGESFRMRQARIRGPGRPTMK, encoded by the coding sequence ATGACCGCGCCCGCTCTTCCGCCGCTGGCCGCCGACCTCGATGGCGGGCTGCGCCGTCTGAAGCTGTCAACGATCCGGGCTCTGGCACCGGAGCTGCTCCTCACTGCCCGCACGCAACGGTGGAACCCCGAGGAGTTCCTGCGCACGCTCATCGATGCCGAGCTGGCTGCTCGGGATGCCTCCAACGCCCGAATGAGGATGAAGGCCGCCGCGTTCCCGGTCATCAAGACGATCGAGGAGTTCGACGTCGCCGCCTCCTCGATCCCCCGGGCAACGTTCGACTACCTGGCCTCGCTGGAGTGGGTTCGAGCGGCGGAGAACTACTGCGCGGTCGGGCCGGCCGGCACCGGCAAGTCCCACAGCCTCATCGCGTTCGGCGTCGCCGCTATCCAGGCCGGTTACAAGGTCCGTTATTTCACCGCCGCCGAGCTGGTCGAGACGCTCTATCGGGGTCTGGCCGACAACTCCGTCGGCCGCGTGATCGAGAATCTACTGCGCGCCGATCTGGTCGTCATCGACGAGGTGGGATTCGCTCCGCTGGACGATACCGGCACCCAGTTACTGTTTCGGTTCGTCGCCGCCGCCTATGAGCGCCGCGCGCTCGGGATCGGCTCGCACTGGCCTTTCGATCAGTGGGGGCGTTTCCTGCCCGAGCACACCACCGCGGTCAGCCTGCTGGATCGGCTCCTACACCACAGCATCGTCGTGGTCACCGAGGGCGAGTCCTTCCGCATGCGACAGGCCCGCATCCGAGGCCCAGGACGACCCACCATGAAGTAG
- a CDS encoding DUF2834 domain-containing protein produces MSTPRQRLYLLLLAVGIVVPYRHAIGWLGEHGLDLPRFVDDMVANDVAAFFGWDVAIVVVVLLAAAVTDRALRVRDRVWVVVGSFAGASVGLPLYLWLRERRRQPIRGAFGLPVERPTFSRARRAGKC; encoded by the coding sequence ATGAGCACCCCGCGACAACGCCTCTACCTGCTGCTGCTCGCCGTTGGCATCGTCGTGCCCTATCGCCACGCCATCGGCTGGCTCGGAGAGCACGGGCTCGACCTGCCACGCTTCGTCGACGACATGGTCGCCAACGACGTCGCCGCGTTCTTCGGCTGGGACGTCGCCATCGTGGTGGTGGTGCTGCTCGCCGCGGCCGTTACCGACCGCGCCCTGCGCGTCCGCGATCGCGTGTGGGTCGTCGTCGGGTCGTTCGCCGGCGCCTCGGTCGGGCTCCCGCTCTACCTGTGGCTGCGGGAACGCCGGCGGCAACCTATACGGGGTGCCTTCGGCCTGCCTGTTGAGCGCCCGACGTTCTCTCGTGCTCGGCGTGCCGGAAAGTGCTGA